The Quercus robur chromosome 7, dhQueRobu3.1, whole genome shotgun sequence genome has a segment encoding these proteins:
- the LOC126693020 gene encoding uncharacterized protein LOC126693020, which translates to MHIVLHFLQVLNNSRDPMFAGKSCQIPNPTAACFLSQVNHMSLTTIINLIHEAACWSSTERVDVSKILPCLDIQILHFLHSSFKLPDCCGSSTSPQCILQLQALMIHFEIIIDMFHTISMLTSWEQHLNCRSYLLSITDEDQIKLLWIPNVI; encoded by the exons ATGCACATAGTCCTCCACTTTCTCCAGGTTCTTAACAATAGCAGAGATCCCATGTTTGCAGGGAAGTCCTGTCAAATCCCAAATCCTACAGCTGCATGCTTTCTTAGCCAAGTCAACCACATGTCTCTCACGACCATTATCAACCTCATACATGAAGCTGCTTGCTGGAGTAGCACTGAAAG GGTTGATGTCAGCAAGATACTCCCATGCCTTGACATCCAAATCCTTCATTTCCTGCATTCTTCTTTCAAACTCCCTGACTGTTGTGGCTCCAGCACATCTCCACAGTGCATCCTTCAACTCCAAGCCCTTATGATCCACTTTGAAATTATTATAGATATGTTTCACACAATATCTATGCTCACAAGTTGGGAACAGCATCTCAATTGCAG GTCATACCTTTTGTCTATCACTGATGAAGACCAGATTAAGTTGCTCTGGATCCCCAATGTCATCTGA
- the LOC126691242 gene encoding uncharacterized protein LOC126691242, with protein MIDQGSAADIMYPNLYKGLGLRPENLAAYSSLLVSFEGRMVVPKGQIKLPVQTDMDVVEVDFIVVDVFSPYTAIIGRPWLHTLGAVSSTLHQKEKERLLQFLRENVNVFAWSPYEAPGIDPSFICHRLNVNPTIIPKRQPPRGPSKEHAETVRSEVAKLKQAGAIKEVLYPQWLANTVVVKKKTGKWRVCVDFTDLNKACPKDPFPMPKIDQLVDAILGRNIEVYIDDMIVKSKVVFEHVEDLTSIYGILTKHKLRLNASKCSFGVGSGRSAERCHPFFLLLHKWKGFEWTEECAAAFQQLKEFLSRPPIMSSPEVDEVQFAYLAVASHAVSFVLIREDSGVQRLVYYVSKSLHEAEVRYLPLENAILAVVHATHKLPHYFQAHTIVVLTQLPLKSILRSVDYTRRIAKWGTVLDAFDIKYMPRTSVKGQVLADLVAEFAECPEEADMKQSGMDEKSVGLISTQGASSWRVYVDGAANQRGAGLGLVLISPEEIIIEKSLRLGFLATNNEAEYETLLMGMSMVQKMGGKVVELFSDSRLIVGQVKGELEA; from the exons atgattgatcaaggcAGTGCTGCTGATATAATGTACCCAAATTTGTACAAGGGGCTAGGTTTGAGGCCTGAGAACTTAGCAGCCTACAGCTCCCTTCTGgtgagttttgagggaaggaTGGTCGTTCCAAAAGGCCAGATCAAATTACCTGTACAAACCGATatggatgtggtggaggtggacttcatcgtTGTGGACGTTTTCTCTCCGTATACGGCTATTATaggcagaccttggcttcatacctTGGGAGCAGTCTCATCTACTCTACATCAGAAG GAGAAGGAGCGATTGCTGCAATTCCTCAGAGAAAATGTCaatgtgttcgcatggagccCATATGAAGCCCCAGGTATAGATCCGAGTTTCATCTGTCATCGACTCAATGTGAATCCTACCATTATTCCGAAAAGACAGCCACCTCGGGGCCCATCAAAAGAGCACGCCGAAACTGTCAGAAGTGAGGTGGCTAAGCTCAAGCAGGccggggctatcaaagaagttttgTACCCTCAATGGCTAGCCAATACAGTAgtggtgaaaaagaagactGGGAAATGGCgagtgtgcgtggacttcacggacctcaataAGGCTTGTCCTAAGGATCCTTTTCCTATGCCGAAGatagatcagttggtggatgcaata CTGGGCAGAaacattgaagtctatatcGATGATATGATTGTGAAGAGTAAGGTGGTGTTCGAACATGTGGAAGATCTTACGAGCATTTATGGAATACTGACAAAGCATAAGCTACGTCTGAATGCCTCAAAGTGTTCCTTTGGTGTAGGCTCGGGAAG GTCGGCTGAGAGGTGTCACCCCTTTTTCCTTCTATTGCataagtggaaaggatttgagtggACCGAGGAATGTGCTGCGGCATTTCAGCAGTTGAAAGAGTTCCTGTCCAGGCCGCCtatcatgtctagccctgaggtggatgaggtccAATTTGCTTATCTGGCAGTTGCCTCGCATGCAGTTAGTTTTGTCTTAATACGAGAGGACAGCGGCGTCCAAAGACTAGTTTATTACGTAAGTAAGTCACTTCACGAAGCCGAGGTGAGATACTTACCATTGGAAAATGCCATCTTAGCGGTGGTCCATGCCACACATAAACTCCCACATTATTTCCAGGCCCACACTATAGTAGTTTTAACTCAGCTACCGCTCAAGTCCATACTTAGAAGTGTAGATTATACTAGGAGGATTGCTAAGTGGGGCACAGTCCTAGATGCTTTCgacatcaagtatatgcctcgcACCTCGGTGAAAGGCCAGGTCCTCGCTGACCTAGTAGCCGAGTTCGCTGAGTGTCCAGAAGAAGCTGACATGAAGCAAAGtggcatggatgaaaaatcggttggtcTGATCTCCACCCAAGGCGCTTCCTCCTGGAGAGTATATGTGGACGGAGCGGCAAACCAACGGGGGGCAGGATTGGGGCTAGTTCTGATATCCCCTGAAGAGATCATCATTGAAAAATCCTTGAGGCTAGGATTCTTAGCTACTAACAACGAAGCAGAGTATGAAActttgttgatgggaatgagtatggtccagaaaatgggtggaaaagtAGTAGAATTATTCTCGGATTCAAGATTGATAGTCGGACAGGTGAAAGGGGAACTAGAAGCTTGA
- the LOC126691243 gene encoding uncharacterized protein LOC126691243 translates to MILEARDKPILAMLEWIRVRLMTKQYKKMRGIAKYTGKVCPNIQDKLEKLKHESIPFSATPASSFMYEVDNGRERHVVDLAKKACSCRIWDLTGLPCKHGISAIVKNLEKVEDYVHPCYLKETFAETYKEIIQPMPGQSKWVKTNQPAPVAPHVYKPPGRPPKQRKRDPEEPRNLYRVSRMNKTIKCGKCKKEGHNARGCKAGITGETPWQRRDRLAKSAAAQGSKSTKTKQTATPQTASQPPSARSQSAYRAFGQTAS, encoded by the exons ATGATTTTAGAAGCTAGGGATAAGCCAATTTTAGCAATGTTGGAGTGGATTAGAGTTAGGCTCATgaccaaacaatacaaaaagatGAGAGGTATAGCAAAATACACTGGAAAAGTTTGTCCTAATATTCAAGACAAATTAGAGAAGTTAAAACATGAATCTATACCTTTCAGTGCTACTCCAGCAAGCAGCTTCATGTATGAGGTTGATAATGGTCGTGAGAGACATGTGGTTGACTTGGCTAAGAAAGCATGCAGCTGTAGGATTTGGGATTTGACAGGACTTCCCTGCAAACATGGGATCTCTGCTATTGTTAAGAACCTGGAGAAAGTGGAGGACTATGTGCATCCTTGTTACTTAAAAGAGACATTTGCTGAAACATACAAAGAGATAATACAGCCAATGCCTGGCCAGTCTAAGTGGGTTAAGACTAACCAACCTGCTCCTGTTGCTCCTCATGTGTATAAACCACCTGGCAGACCaccaaagcaaagaaaaagagatcctGAAGAGCCAAGGAACCTTTATAGAGTTTCTAGGATGAACAAGACAATCAAGTGTGGGAAGTGCAAGAAAGAAGGACATAATGCAAGAGGGTGCAAGGCAGGCATCACTGGTGAAACTCCATGGCAGAGAAGAGATAGACTTGCTAAATCAGCAGCT GCACAAGGCAGTAAATCTACAAAAACAAAGCAGACTGCAACACCTCAAACTGCATCTCAGCCACCAAGTGCTAGATCTCAGAGTGCATACAGAGCTTTTGGTCAAACTGCATCTTAA
- the LOC126690887 gene encoding uncharacterized protein LOC126690887, with amino-acid sequence MSSSTGNGSTTSGFYRAGDGHLCTLENCALRTSRKAGNYGRRFVGCSQFNVGPKCGFFQWVDNETCKSDRERISMLENELQLANQREMTTKEMEERCNRRERETHELYVEIREKLKRVRESERLYKMALVLSWLFFIFVMLLLCFASVNNNVRARNLNLP; translated from the exons ATGTCTTCATCAACTGGCAATGGCTCTACAACTAGTGGTTTCTACCGTGCTGGAGATGGTCATTTATGTACCCTTGAGAATTGTGCCCTAAGAACAAGTCGAAAAGCTGGTAACTATGGAAGAAGATTCGTTGGTTGTAGTCAATTTAAT GTTGGTCCCAAATGTGGCTTCTTTCAGTGGGTGGATAACGAAACTTGTAAGAGTGACCGTGAAAGGATAAGTATGCTTGAGAATGAATTGCAGCTTGCAAATCAGAGAGAAATGACAACTAAGGAAATGGAAGAAAGATGTAACCGGAGGGAAAGAGAAACTCATGAGCTTTATGTAGAAATTAGAGAGAAACTTAAGAGagttagagagagtgagagattgtaCAAGATGGCATTAGTTTTGTCatggttatttttcatttttgtaatgttgttgttgtgttttgccTCAGTGAACAATAATGTAAGAGCGAGGAACCTTAATCTGCCATGA
- the LOC126693021 gene encoding ricin B-like lectin EULS3, giving the protein MEFPFGHHSHSHSHHHKQRDDDDDDNYEEKREDNYNYPPPGRTTIPGFDDQPPPPPRPHSYYQEDELPPPPRPHSYYQEDEQPPPPPRPHSYYQEDEMPPPPPTHLSHTYHAPPPPQEYGYSAYPSESESAPPPPIYSSSTHVEHVAYDVNPSEVEAETHHSHRPHLPSFLHHQTPQNPTSDLYNKPTYKIFSKAEPNFSLTNRDGHVILTPSDPSDEFQHWYKDEKYSTRVKDEEGFPCFALVNKATGQAIKHSIGASHPVQLIPYNADALDESILWTQGKDLGDGFRTVRMVNNIRLNVDAFHGDKKSGGVHDGTTIVLWEWNKGDNQRWKIIPY; this is encoded by the exons ATGGAGTTCCCATTTGGTCATCACTCCCACTCTCACTCCCATCACCACAAACAAAGagatgatgatgacgatgataattatgaagaaaaaagagaagataacTACAATTACCCACCTCCTGGAAGAACCACCATACCTGGCTTCGAtgaccaaccaccaccaccaccacgacCACACTCTTATTACCAAGAAGATGAACTTCCACCACCACCTCGACCACACTCCTATTACCAGGAAGATgaacagccaccaccaccacctcgaCCACACTCCTATTACCAAGAAGATGAAATgccacctccaccaccaactCACCTTTCCCACACCTACCACGCGCCACCACCTCCCCAAGAATATGGCTACTCTGCTTATCCATCAGAATCAGAATCAGCACCACCACCTCCAATTTATTCCTCTTCTACTCATGTGGAACATGTTGCCTATGATGTGAACCCCTCTGAAGTTGAAGCTGAAACCCACCATTCCCATCGTCCACATTTACCTTCCTTCCTTCACCATCAAACCCCACAAAATCCCACCTCTGATCtttacaacaaacccacttACAAGATCTTCTCTAAGGCTGAACCCAATTTCTCACTCACAAACAGAGATGGCCATGTCATTCTTACCCCATCTGATCCATCCGATGAATTCCag CACTGGTACAAAGATGAAAAGTACAGCACAAGAGTGAAGGATGAAGAGGGGTTTCCCTGCTTTGCTTTGGTTAACAAGGCCACTGGTCAGGCTATTAAGCACTCTATTGGAGCTTCTCATCCT GTGCAACTGATACCTTATAATGCTGATGCTCTTGATGAGTCTATCCTGTGGACTCAGGGCAAGGACTTGGGTGATGGTTTCAGAACTGTAAGAATGGTGAATAACATTCGTCTTAATGTGGATGCTTTTCATGGAGATAAGAAATCTGGAGGTGTGCATGATGGTACCACTATAGTACTGTGGGAATGGAACAAAGGGGATAACCAGCGATGGAAGATCATCCCctact GA